A window of the Triplophysa rosa linkage group LG23, Trosa_1v2, whole genome shotgun sequence genome harbors these coding sequences:
- the boc gene encoding brother of CDO: protein MSGILDWIPWERKRKFQVVCALGALLCCLQGSFALTEDIPVFTEEPLSVVQKLGGSVALRCSALPDHVNMTWRLNGRELPAGGDEELGVLVQPGSLYIPSLSNLTVGRYQCVATTSVGSSASVPANVTAAKLRDFEPDDQQEIEVDEGNTAVIECHLPESQPKAQVRYSVKQEWLETSKGNYLIMPSGNLQIANATRDDEGPYKCAAYNPVTQEVKTSTSTDRLRVRRSTSEAARIIYPPASRSIMVNKGQRLVLECVASGIPTPQVTWAKDGQDLRNHNNTRFLLSNLLIDAASESDSGTYVCHADNGIGSANSATVLYEVQVFEPPQVRIELQQQDAEWGDTVRFSCHVGGKPAATVVWLHDAQPLNPSPRHRMSPQVLRVLNVGQEDDGVYQCMAENGVGSSQAATRLLTVPTVPSRSGKLPMIRPMSPDKVLREQPPVKPVAASAMLPLACSEIRVSPPEAPIILSQPRTGKADYYELTWKPRHDGGVPMLEYVIKYRKAGDSPGDWITSSILGSQHKLTLTKLQPTSLYEVEMTARNCAGFGQPAMMTFRTGKGRRGGPIGAPRTPVVPPRLSPPEAPDRPTVSMASETSAYVTWIPRGNRGFPIQSFCVEYKKLRKGGGDWEVAVLNIPPSRLSVEITGLEKGTSYKFRVLAVNVLGASPPSAPSKAYTVVGSGPPNRRPIDGPYITYNEAINETTVILKWTYTPVNNTPIYGFYIYYRPTDSDNDSDYQKDVVEGDRYWHSITDLQPETAYDIKMQCFNEGGESEFGNVVILETKARPHQRTTPPETSSSRPDHPGNPVPRPGDLPYLIVGVVLGAFVFIIVAFIPICLWRVWAKQKQTLDMRFPALAATVSPCQYTMVPLQGLALGRPCPLDAHLAPAHTVYAPKGEYIPNGKHTSQRLPGENQEGAIYEYESDALLPPKHPDAQPHNHNYSNGVPGCPEEGCCKTSESPLQVISSCDSTDNPDSIQDNLFLTEAVHMEGEMPADLALLTAADTGINGFLQNAQRQEVNTTLNLRRIEEPGTHDPKDG, encoded by the exons ATGTCTGGGATATTGGATTGGATTCCCTGGGAAAGAAAGCGGAAGTTTCAAGTTGTCTGTGCCCTGGGTGCACTTCTGTGCTGCCTGCAGGGTAGTTTTGCACTTACAG AAGACATCCCGGTCTTCACAGAAGAGCCTCTCTCTGTGGTACAAAAACTGGGGGGCAGCGTGGCCCTGCGCTGCAGTGCCCTGCCCGACCATGTCAACATGACCTGGCGTCTGAACGGCCGAGAGCTGCCAGCTGGGGGCGACGAGGAGCTTGGAGTGCTGGTGCAGCCTGGCTCGCTGTACATCCCTTCCCTTTCAAACCTCACCGTGGGCAGATACCAGTGTGTGGCCACCACCAGCGTTGGATCGAGTGCAAGCGTGCCGGCCAATGTTACCGCTGCTA AGCTGCGAGATTTTGAACCAGATGACCAGCAGGAGATTGAGGTGGATGAAGGGAACACGGCAGTCATCGAGTGCCATCTACCTGAGAGTCAACCTAAAGCTCAGGTCCGCTATAGTGTCAAACAGGAGTGGCTGGAGACATCTAAAg GAAATTACCTCATCATGCCGTCTGGAAACCTTCAGATAGCCAATGCTACACGGGACGACGAGGGTCCTTATAAATGTGCCGCCTACAACCCTGTCACCCAGGAAGTAAAAACCTCCACCTCTACCGACCGTCTACGCGTACGAC GTTCGACATCCGAAGCTGCACGCATCATCTATCCGCCGGCGTCTCGGTCCATAATGGTGAACAAAGGCCAGCGGCTCGTGCTGGAGTGTGTGGCCAGTGGCATACCCACTCCACAGGTCACGTGGGCTAAAGACGGCCAGGACTTGCGAAATCATAACAACACCCGCTTCCTGCTTAGCAACCTGCTGATTGACGCGGCGAGCGAGAGCGATTCGGGCACATACGTGTGTCATGCCGACAACGGCATTGGGTCTGCAAACTCCGCTACCGTGCTGTACGAAGTGCAGGTGTTCG AGCCCCCGCAGGTGCGCATCGAGCTGCAGCAACAAGACGCGGAGTGGGGCGACACGGTGCGTTTCAGCTGTCATGTGGGGGGCAAACCAGCGGCCACTGTGGTGTGGCTCCACGACGCTCAGCCCCTGAATCCGTCCCCAAGGCATCGGATGTCCCCGCAGGTGCTGCGCGTGCTCAACGTCGGGCAGGAGGACGATGGCGTGTACCAGTGCATGGCGGAGAACGGCGTGGGCAGTTCTCAAGCTGCCACGAGACTCCTTACTGTCCCGACAG TGCCCTCACGGTCCGGTAAGCTACCCATGATTCGGCCAATGAGCCCAGACAAGGTGTTGCGAGAGCAGCCGCCCGTGAAGCCTGTGGCCGCCAGCGCAATGCTGCCTCTCGCCTGCTCTGAGATCAGAGTCTCACCTCCTGAGGCTCCGATTATCCTGAGCCAGCCACGCACTGGAAAAGCGGACTACTATGAACTTACCTGGAAACCACGGCATGACGGAGGAGTACCTATGCTGGAGTATGTCATCAAGTACAGAAAG GCTGGAGACTCTCCAGGTGATTGGATTACAAGCAGCATCCTGGGTTCCCAGCACAAGCTGACTCTGACCAAACTGCAGCCCACCAGCCTCTACGAAGTGGAGATGACCGCTAGGAACTGTGCTGGGTTTGGGCAGCCCGCTATGATGACTTTCAGAACAGGCAAAG GGAGAAGAGGAGGACCTATAGGGGCTCCTAGAACACCAGTGGTGCCACCACGGCTTTCAC cCCCCGAAGCTCCAGACCGGCCCACTGTCTCCATGGCGTCAGAGACCTCAGCTTACGTGACGTGGATCCCACGCGGGAACCGCGGCTTCCCCATCCAGTCGTTCTGTGTGGAGTACAAGAAACTGCgtaaagggggcggagactgggAAGTGGCTGTGCTTAATATTCCACCCTCTCGCCTGTCAGTCGAGATCACGGGGTTGGAGAAAG GAACATCATACAAGTTCAGAGTTTTGGCTGTTAATGTGTTGGGAGCAAGTCCACCCAGTGCTCCCTCTAAAGCATACACTGTGGTGGGCAGCGGCCCACCAAACCGACGTCCCATCGACGGACCTTACATCACATATAATGAAGCCATCAATGAGACCACAGTCATTCTCAAGTGGACT TACACACCTGTCAATAACACTCCCATTTATGGCTTCTACATCTACTATCGTCCCACTGATAGCGACAATGATAGTGACTACCAAAAGGATGTGGTTGAAG GTGACCGATATTGGCACTCCATAACAGACCTACAGCCTGAGACGGCCTACGACattaaaatgcagtgttttaatgAAGGAGGCGAGAGCGAGTTCGGCAATGTCGTCATATTGGAAACTAAAG CACGCCCTCACCAGAGGACCACACCTCCAGAAACGTCCTCCTCCAGACCTGACCATCCTGGAAACCCTGTGCCACGGCCTGGTGATCTGCCTTACCTGATTGTGGGTGTGGTACTGGGAGCGTTTGTTTTCATCATCGTGGCTTTCATCCCGATCTGTTTGTGGAGAGTTtgggccaaacaaa AACAAACCCTAGATATGCGCTTCCCAGCTTTGGCAGCCACTGTTTCTCCATGTCAGTACACCATGGTGCCCCTGCAAGGACTGGCTCTTGGTCGGCCATGTCCTTTAGACGCCCACctggcacctgcccacactgtcTATGCTCCTAAAGGAGAATATATCCCAAATGGGAAACACACTTCGCAACGTCTTCCCGGAGAAAACCAG GAGGGTGCTATCTATGAGTATGAGAGTGATGCTTTGTTGCCTCCGAAACATCCTGATGCGCAACCACATAATCACAATTACTCTAATGG GGTACCTGGCTGTCCTGAAGAGGGATGCTGTAAGACAAGTGAATCCCCATTGCAGGTCATCAGCTCATGTGACTCTACAGATAATCCTGACTCCATTCAGGACAATCTCTTCCTGACTGAAGCAGTTCACATGGAAGGGGAGATGCCTGCAG ATTTGGCCCTGTTAACAGCAGCTGACACAGGCATAAACGGGTTCCTTCAAAATGCTCAGCGACAGGAAGTGAACACAACTCTCAACTTGAGACGGATTGAAGAACCAGGGACACATGATCCAAAAGAtggataa